Below is a genomic region from Methylobacterium sp. FF17.
CAGGTCGTCGCCGCCGGCAATGCCGGGGTCAACAATCCGACGATCCGCGCGGCCCTGCCCTACTTCCAGCCCGACCTCGAGAAGGACTGGATCGCCGCCTCGGGCCTCAATAGCGCCGATCAGACCCAGTTCAACCGCTGCGGCGTGGCGAAGTACTGGTGCATCGCCGCGCCCGGCCGCAGCATCAACTCGACCGTGGTGAGCCTCACCACCGGCGCGGCTGGCTACGGCTCGAAGAGCGGCACGTCGATGTCGGCCCCGCACGTCAGCGGCGCGTTGGCGCTGGTGATGGAGCGCTACGCCTACATGACCAACGAGCAGGCGCGCGACGTCCTGCTCACCACCGCGACCCATCTCGGCAGCGGCCCGGCGGATGTGCCGAACGAGACCTTCGGTTGGGGCAAGATCGACCTCGGGCGGGCGATGAACGGCCCCGGCCAGTTCCTTGGCCGCTTCAACGCCAATCTCGGCGCCGGCGTGTCCGATACGTGGTCGAACGACATCTCCGATGCCGCCTTGCGCCAGCGCTTCGTCGAGGACACCGCCGAGCATGCCGCCTGGGAGCAGACCAAGGTCGCGCGCGGCTGGACCAACGGTCTTCCCGCCACGGCGTCGGCGGACGATCAGGCCGAATATGGCTGGCGGGTCGCACGCGATCAGGCCTTCCTCACCCGGACCTATGCCGGCGGCCTGACGAAGTCCGGCGACGGCGCCCTGCAACTGACGGGGAACAGCACCTATAGCGGCACCACCGAGGTGAACGGCGGCCTGCTGGCGGTGAACGGCTCGATCACCTCCATCGCCAACGTCAATGCGGGCGGCACGCTCGGCGGCACCGGCCGCATCGGCGGCCTCAGCGTGGCGCAGGGCGGCACCGTGGCGCCCGGCAACTCGATCGGGACCCTCAACGTGGCGGGGAACGTCGCCTTCGCGGCAGGCTCCACCTACGCCGTCGAGGTCGCGGCCGGCCGCAGCGACCGCATCGCGGCGGCAGGTGCCGCCCAGATCGGCGGCGGCACCGTTTCGGTCTCCCTGGAGAACGCGCTCACCCCCTTGAGCCCGGCCGAGACCCGTAGTCTCCTCGGGCAGCGCTATACCATCCTCACCGCCGATGGCGGGGTGAGCGGGCGCTTCGACGTGACCACGCCGCGCTACACCTTCATCGGCACGGACCTGTCCTACGGCGCCAACAGCATCGACCTGTCGGTGGCCCGCAACGGCACCACCTTCGCCTCGGTGGGCGCCACGCGAAACCAGGCCTCGGTGGGTGCGGGCGTCGAGGGGCTCGGCGCCGGCAACCGGATCTACGAGTCCATCCTGGTCACCACCGACCCGGCCAGCGCACGCGGTGCGTTCCAATCCCTGTCCGGTGACATTCACGCCAGCCTGGTTTCGACGGAATTCGAGACCGCCTTCTTCGTGCGCGAGGCGATCCTCGACCGCCTGCGCTGGGGGCCGACGCCGGGCTCGACCGAGGTGACCGATTATGGCCTCCTGCCGGCGACCTACAACGCGGACCTGCCCGGCCGGGCCGCTCCGGTGCCGATGCGGGTCATGGACCCCCGTGTGTTCGGTGTCTGGGGCCAGGGCTTCGGCAGCTTCGGTCAGGCCCACACGGACGGCAATGCCGCCAGTCTCTCGCGCCAGACCAGCGGTTTCGTGCTCGGTGCCGATGCCCGGCTCGAGAACGGGATCCGGATCGGCGTTGCCGGCGGCTACTCCAACACCGGGCTCGATACGCCCGGCAGCCTGCAATCGGGAACCATCGAGAGTGGCTTCGGCGGCGTCTACGGCGGCTACGAATTCGGAGCGGTCTCGCTGCGCCTCGGTGCGGTCTACGCTGACAACGCCGCGCGTCTGCGTCGGAGCGTCTCGTTCGCCGGCCTGAGCGACAGTGCCTCCGCGCGCACAGGCGGCGAGACGATCCAGGGCTTCGGCGAACTCGGCTACCGCTTCGCCTTCGCGGGCACGCCGGGCCAGTCGCCGTCGGTCTTCGCGCTCTCCTACATCGAACCCTTCGTGGGCGGCGCCATCGTCAGCATCGGCCGGGATCGTCTGGCCGAGACCGGTGGGTTCGCCGCGCTGACGGGAGCCGCGCAGGATTACGATATCGGGACTTCGACGGTGGGTCTCAGAGGGCAGGCCAATCTCGACCTCGGCTTCGGCGCACCCGTCTCGGCCCGTGCCCTTGTCGGGTATCGGCGGGCCTACGGGGACGTCGTGCCCAAAGCCCTGCTGGCCTTCGGCACGGGTCCGGCCTTCCTGACGGCGGGCCTGCCGATCGACCGGGATGCCCTGGTGGCGGAAGCGGGTCTCGATGTGCTCGTCGGACGCGGTACGACCCTCGGCGTCGCCTATACGGGTCAGGTCGGGGATCGCGCCCAGGATCATGCCGTGAAGGGCAACTTCACCTACCGGTTCTGAGCCGATCAAGGGTGGCGCTGCCCCGGGATCCGGGATCACGCCCCCGATGCTGTCGACAGCCGACACACAGCAGCGAAAGGCGGCCCACGGGCCGCCTTTTCCGTTCTCAGCCCGTCGGATGCCAGCCGAGCCGTGCGCGCGTCACTGCGCTCGACGCCGTCCTGCCGAGGCCTGCGAACGCACCGAGCCACCGGAAACGACGCGTGTCAGATGCTCTCCTCGAAGGGCATTCCGCGGGATGCGCGCGCCATGCCGCTTCGCCGAGCCTCTCAATAGCCGAGGGCGAGGCCGTCCTTGCGGGGGTCGGAGCCGGCGGCGCGCATCCCCGTGGCCGGGTCGATCCAGATCACCTGGCCGCCCCCGATCGGACCTACGGCCGGTACCGTGAGGTGGCCGCGCGCCGCAAGGGCCTCGGCGAGGCCCGGTGCGAAGCCGCCCTCCAGTTCGATGCCGCCTCCATAGGCGAAGCTGCGCGGTGCATCGAGAGCTTCCTGCACGTCAAGGCCGCGGTCGATGAGACCGGTGAGGAGTTCGACATGGCCCATGGCCTGGTAGTGCCCACCCATCACGCCGAAGGGCGCCACGGCGGCGCCGTCGCGCATCAGCATGCCGGGGATGATGGTGTGCATCGGGCGTTTCGCGGGGCCGATGGTGTTCGGGTGGCCGGGCTCGACCCGGAAGGAGTAGCCGCGATTGTGCAGGAGCACGCCGCTTTCCGGCGCGGTGATGCCGCTGCCGAAGCCCTGGAAGATCGAGTTGATCAGCGAGATCGCGTTGCCGTCGCGGTCGACAACGCAGAGATAGACCGTGTCGGTGTGCCGGACCTCCGGCCAGAGTACGGGCGCCTGTGCGCGCGCCATGTCGATGGCGCCGTGCGCCCGCGCCTGCCAGGCCTGCGAAAGCAGGTGCTCCACCGGCACCGCGTTCACCACGGGGTCGGCGAACAGGGCGTCGCGGTGATGGTAGGCCTGCTTGCAGGCCTCCGCGAAGAGGTGGACCCGGTCGAGTTCCGAGAGCGCGCCGACGTCGTACTGCGACAGGACGTTCAGCATCATCAGGGCGGCGAGGCCCTGGCCGCTGGGGGGACATTCGTAAACGTCGTAGCCCCGGTAGCGCGTCGAGATCGGGGTCACGTATTCGGGCGCCGCGCTGGCGAAATCCTCCAGCGTGTGCAGGCCGCCGCGTTCGCGCAAGGTGCGCACCATGTCCTCGGCCACCGGCCCCTCATAGAAGCCGGCCGGTCCGTGCTCGGCGATGCGCCGCAGGGTGGCGGCGAGCCTCGGGTGGCGCATCATCGTACCGACCGCCGGGGCCTCGCCGTCGACGAGGTAGGCGGCGGCCGAGCCCGGATCGGCTCGCAACTTGTCGCGGTTGCGCGCCCAGTCGTAGGCGACGCGCGGCTGCACCGGGTAGCCGTCCTCGGCGTAAGCGATCGCCGGCTGCAGCAACTCGCCTAAGGTGCGGGTTCCGTGATCCGCCAGCAACTTCGCCCAGGCCGCGATGGCGCCCGGAACCGTCACGGCATGGGGCGAGGTCGGCCCGATGGCCACGTCGTTGTCGAGGTACCAAGCATCGTGCGCGGCAGTCGGGCTGCGGCCGGAGCCGTTGAGGGCGAGGGGCACGCACGCTCCCTTCGGCGCGTAGAGCGCGAAGCAGTCGCCGCCGATGCCGGTCATGGCCGGCTCGACCACACCCTGCACCGCCACCGCCGCGATGGCGGCATCGACCGCGTTGCCCCCGGCCTTCAGGACCTCGATGGCCGCCAGGGAGGCAAGGGGGTGGGAAGTCGCGACCGCCGCGTTCGCGGCATAGACGGGGGAGCGCCCCGGCTTCGAGAAGTCTCTCACGGCAACAGGTCCTTACGCGGGGGTATCGCCGCCCGCGACCCAGTGGCCGGGGGCGACCTCGACGAGGGCGCCGCCCGCATCCGGGCTCATGGGCAGCATCCCGGCGGCGGCACGCAGGCGGGCGCGCTCCTCCGCCGGATTCGGCACGGGCACGGCGCTGAGGAGGCGCCGCGTATAGAGGTGGCGCGGGTCGTCGTAGAGGGCGTCCGCCTCGGCGAGTTCGACGATGCGGCCGCGCCAGAGCACGGCGACCCGCTGGCAGAGGTAGCGCACCATGCGCAGGTCGTGGGAGATGAACAGGTAGGAGATGCCGAGTTCATCCTGCAGATCCTGCAGCAGGTTCACCACCTGGGCCTGGATCGAGACGTCGAGTGCGGCGATGGGCTCGTCGGCCACGATGAAGCTCGGCTTCAACGCGATGGCGCGGGCGATGCAGATGCGCTGGCGCTGCCCGCCCGAGAACTGGTGCGGGTAACGCCGCGCGAAGCGCGGATCGAGGCCGACGCGGGCGAACAGGCCCTCGACCTCGTCGCGCCGCTCCGCCCGGCCGACCTTGGGGCGATGGAGCTTGAAGGGCTCGGCCACGTAGTCGCCCACGCTCATGCGCGGATTGAGGGCGCCGTAGGGGTCCTGGAACACGGTCTGGACGCGGGCGCGCATCCGGCGCATCTCGCGGGGCGGGAGCCGGGCGAGGTCCGCGCCCTCGAACGCGACGGTGCCGGAGGTCGGCGGGTTCAGCATGGTCACGGCCCGGCCGATGGTGGACTTGCCGGAACCGGACTCGCCGACCAGTCCGAGGGTCTCGCCGGGGCGGATGTCGAAGCTGACATCCTCGACGGCCCTGAAGACCGAACCCTGCCCGCCCCACCAGTGGCGCAGAGGGTAGTGCTTGCTCAGGTTGCGCACGGACAGGAGCGGATAGCCGGCGGAGGTCACGGGCTTCATCGCGCGGGCTCCTCGGCGGCGAGGATCGCCGGCAGGTCGTACCACGCGGCCACGAGGTGACCCGGCGTGGCGCCCGGCGCCTGGGCGAGCGGGGGCGGCTCCCGCCGGCAGCGCGGGGTGGCGTAGGCGTTGCGCGGGGCGAAGGGATCGCCCGGCGGCGGATCGCGCATGTCCGGCGGCGCACCATCGATCTGGTGCAGGCGCTTTCGCCCAGCCCGACCTCGGCTGAGATCGGGTAGGGAGCGCAGGAGCCCCAGGGTGTAGGCGCTGCGGGGATCGCGAAAGATGCTGTCCACCGGGCCGCGCTCGAGGATGCGGCCGGCATACATCACCTGCACCGTGTCGGCGATGCCGGCCACCACGCCGAGGTCGTGGGTGATCCAGAGGATCGCCATGCCGATCTCGCGTTTGAGCTCCTGCACCAGGGCGATGATCTCGGCCTGGACGGTGACGTCCAGCGCGGTCGTCGCCTCGTCGGCAATGAGCAGCTTGGGGCGGCAGGACAGGCCCACGGCGATCATCACCCGCTGGCGTTGGCCGCCGGAAAACTCATGCGGGTACTGGTCGAGGCGCGCGGCCGCGTTGGGGATGCGCACGAGGTCGAGGAGATCTTTCGCGCGCGCCCGCGCGGCGCGGCCGTCGAGGCCGAGATGGATGCGCAGGGGCTCGACGATCTGGGCGGCCACCGTCATGCCCGGATTGAGCGAACTCATCGGGTCCTGGAACACGAAGCCGATCTTCCCGCCCCGGACCTTCCGCAGTTCGCGCTCCGGAATGGCCAGGAGATCGCGCCCCTCGAACAGCACTTGGCCCCCGGTGATGCGGCCGGGCGGGCGCGGGATCAGCCCCAGCATCGCCAGCACGTGCACGCTCTTGCCCGAGCCCGATTCCCCGACGATGCCGAGGGTCTCGCCCTCGTGCAGGGTGTAGGAGACGCCGTTGACGGCGTGGAGGGCGCCGCCTTCCCCGTCGAAGGCGACGCCGAGGTCACGTACCTCGAGGAGAGGGGCGGGTCCGGGGCTCGCTCGGAGTTCCGCCATGATCAGCTCCTCTGGCGCGGGTCGAGGGCGTCGCGCAGGCCGTCGCCCAGGAGGTTGAAGGCCAGCACCGCGAGGAAGATCGAGGCCCCGGGCCAGATCGCCATCCAGGGTGCCTGTTCGAGGAAGTTCTTGGCGACGTTGAGCATCGAGCCCCAGGACGGGTCCGGCGGCTGCTGGCCGAGACCGAGGAAGGACAGGCTCGCCTCGGCGATGATCGCGGCCGCGATGGTCAGCGTCGCCTGCACCAGGATCGCGGGGACGATGTTGGGCACGATGTGGCGCAGCGCGATCCGCCAGGGCGGGTTGCCCACGGCGCGGGCCGCCTCGATGAATTCCTCGGCCGCCACCGCCTGCACCTGGGCGCGGGTGAGGCGCACGAAGGTCGAGGTCGCCGAAAGGCCGATGGCCACCATGGCGTTGGTGAGGCTGGGCCCGAGGAAGGCCGCGAGCGCGATGGCGAGGATGAGGAACGGGATCGCGAGCAGCGCGTCGGTGAGGCGCATGATCAGCATGTCGAGGAGGCCGCCGGCATAGCCCGCCACGAGGCCGAACGGCAGGCCGAGCGCCACCGCCAGGGCCACGGAGGTGAGGCCGGCGCCGAGGGACGCGCGTGCGCCGAAGATGATCCGCGAGAGGACGTCGTGCCCGACCTCGTCGGTGCCGAAGGGGTGCGCGAGGCTCGGGGGGCTCCGGATGGCGCCCCAGTCCGTGGCGATGGGATCGTAGGGGGCGATCCAATCGGCGAACACGGCCATGATCATGAGGGCGACCACGATGACGAGGCCGACCATGGCGGTGGGACGCGCGGCAAGGCGACCCCAGAACTCTCGGATCGGGCTGGGCTCGATCCGGATCTGGGCGGCGGCGGGAAGCCCGACAGCTGCTTCGGCGAGGCCAAGGTCGCTCATGCGCGGCGCAGCTTCGGGTTGACGAAGGCGGCCAGGAGATCGGCCCCGAGATTGAGGAGGACGTAGGTGGTGGCGGTGCAGATCACGACGCCCTGCACGGTGGCGTAGTCGCGGTTGAGCACCGCATCGACCATGAGCTTGCCGAAGCCCGGCACGGAGAAGACCTGCTCCGTCAGCACCGCGCCCGACAGGAGCTGTCCGAATTCGAGGGCGCCGAGGGTGATGATGGGAATGGCGGCGTTCGGCAGAGCGTGGCGCAGGATGAGGCGCAGCGGCGAGACGCCCTTGGCCCGGGCGGTACGGACGTAGTCCGAGCCCAGGACTCCCAGCATCGCCGCACGGGTATGGCGCATCATCACCGCGGCGATGGCGTTGCCGAGCACGAAGGCCGGCATCGCCATGGCGCGCAGGTTGTCGGACAGGCTCTCGAACGGCGAGACGTAGCCGGACGCCGGCAGCCAGCCGAGATGGACCGAGAACAGCAGGATCATCAGGATGCCGAGCCAGAAGTTCGGCACGGAGAGGCCCCACAGGGCGATCCCGTTGGCGAGGGTGTCGGCGATCTGGCCGCGCTTGACCGCCGAGAGGATGCCCATGGGGACCCCGATGACGAGGGCCACCAGCATGGCGAGGCAGGCGAGCTCCAGGGTGACGGGCAACTTCTCGACGACGAGGTCGAGGACCGGCTTCTGCAGGCGGATCGACTCGCCGAGATCGCCTTGGAGAACCCCGCCGGCCCAGAGCGCGTAGCGCACGGGCAGCGGCTGATCGAGGTGGTACTTCTGCCGGATGAAGGCGATCACCTCCGGGTCGCGCTCCTCGCCCGACAGGGCCGTGGCGGTGTCGCCGGGCAGGAGCTGCTGGAGCACGAAGATGATCATCGAGGCGATCACCAGGGTGGGGATCGCGAGTGCGAGGCGCTGGACGAGAAAGCGCAGCATCGGCCGGGCTTCCCTCAGTTCAGTTTCAGGCCGCCGAAGCGCACGAGGCCGTCGGGATAGGGCGTGAAGCCGGACAGCTTCGTGCCGTAGGCCCAGAACAGCTTCCGGTGAAACAGATAGATCAGCGGCCGGTCGGCCATCACCTTGTCAGCCAGGCGCTTCCAGGCCGTGGCGCGCTGCACGGGGTCCACTGCCGCCCGCTCGGAGGCCAGCGCGGCATCCGCCTCCGGATCGCAGTAGCGGGCGTAGTTCAGCGGTGTCTTGCAGGCGAGGAAGCTGAAGGTGTTGCCGTCCGGGTCCGGGCGGCCGCTCCACGAATACAGGTAGGCGTCGAAGTTGCCCTTGTCGGCGGCATCGAGCGCGGTGGTGAAGTCGGTGGCCTGGAGCTTTACGTCGAAGCCGGCTTCCCGCGTCATCGCCTGGATCACCTGGCCGACCTGGGGCGCCTCGTTGTTGGCGTAGACGGTCAGGGTGACGCTGGGCTTCGGGATCCCGGCCTCGGCCAGGAGCGCCTTGGCCTTGGCGACATCCCGCTTCGGGAGCGGATACTCCTTCACGTAGGCCGGGTGCTTCGGGGAGACCCACTGGTTGCCGGGCAGGAACTCGCCGCTGAACACCACCTGATTGAGGGCGTTGCGGTCGATGGCCAGATCGAAGGCCGCCCGCACGCGCGGATCGGCGAGGGCCGAACCGGCCCTGTTCGGATTGAGGACGATGGACTGGAAGCCGAGCTCGTAGGTGGAGCCGACCTTCAGCTTGGGGTCGCGGCTCACCTGCGGCAGGTCGGTGGGAGTGAGGCGCTCCAGCAGGTCGAGCTGGCCGGCGCGCAGGTTGGTCAGCCGCACGGTGCCATCGGGAATCGGGCGGAACTCGATGCGCGCGAGGTGGATCTGGTCCTTGTTCCAGTAATTGTCGAAGCGCTCGACCACGATGCGATCCTGAGGCACGCGCTCGACGAACTTGAACGGGCCGGCGCAGACGGGAGAGGTGGAGAACTTGTCGCCCAGCCGCTCGGCGGCCTTCGGCGAGACCATCATGCCGGCCCGGTCCGTGAACTGGGCCATGAGGGGCGCGAACGGGGTCTTGAGGATGATTCGGAACGTCAGGTCGTCAACGACCTCGACCCGGTCGATGGGCGCGATCTCGCCGCGTCGCTGGGAGCCGGGGAGCTTCAGGTGCCGCTCGATGCTGTACTTGGCCGCCGCCGCGTCGAGCGTCTCGCCGTCATGGAACAGCACGCCCGGCCGCAGGGTCATGGTGAGGGTTTTCTCGTCCTCCGAAAGGCTCCAACTTGTCGCGAGTTGCGGCACGGGCTTCAGGTCGGGGCCGATATCCACGAGCTTGTCGCACAGAGCGGCGAAGACCATTCGGCTGGTGAAGGTGCGGGCGAGGCTCGGATCGAGGGCGTCGGGGTCCTCCATCAATCCGAAGCGGAGGGTCTGGGCTTGGACGGGGGCGAGCGAAACGGCGCCCGCGACGAGGCAGGCAGCGAACAGACGCAGCATCAAGCTTCCTTGAGTGGACGTGGATCGGGCGGCCCCGCCGCTGGGCCGTCGGCCCGGCGGCGGAGCGATCGTCGCGTCTCGAATTGCATACATTATCCGTGCCAGCTGGGTCGGATGGCCGGCCATCTCCGCTCCGCCTCGGACCCGTCAGCCCCACCCCGGATCGCTTCGGCACGTCCCGCCGATCTGACATCCCGTTTCGAGAACTGCCCGATGGTCGCCGGCTGAGAAGAAACGTTCGGCGGGCGGACGGCACCGCCGAACGCGTCGCTCGAGCGCGGGGCTTATCCGAACTCAGATCGATCCCGGTGGCAGGCGACCCGGCGTTCATTGTCGAGGCTGCGTAGCTCCGGTCGCTCCGCCCGGCAGCGCGCGACAGCATGGGCGCAGCGCGGATGGAAGGCGCAGCCCGGCGGGGGAGCCAGGGGCGAGGGAGGCTCGCCGGCGAGGCCCTGGAACCGGCGCTTGCCGGGCACGAGCCGGGGCGTCTGCGCGAGCAGGCTGATCGTGTAGGGATGGGCCGGGGCGGCGAACAGGGCCTCCGCCGGCGCCTCCTCGACGATGCGGCCGAGATACATCACCAGCACCCGCGTCGCCACGTGCTCGATCACCCCGAGATCGTGACTGACGAACAGGTAGGTCAGCCGGAGGTCGCGACGCAGGTCGAGGAAGAGATTGAGCACCTGGGCCTGGATGGAGACGTCGAGGGCCGCAACGGACTCGTCGAGGACGAGCATCTTCGGCCGCACCGCCAGCGCCCGGGCGATGCCGATCCGGGCCCGCTGGCCTCCCGAGAACTGATGGGGGAAGCGGGCCATCGCGTCCGCCCCGAGGCTCACCCGCGCGAGGAGGTCGGCGACGTAGTCCCGCTTGGCCCTGGCACTCACGAGGCCATGGGCGACCGGCGCCTCGCCGACGATGTCGAGAACGCGCATGCGTGGATTGAGGGAGGCGGTGGCGTCCTGAAACACCATCTGTACGCTCAGCTGGGCGGCGCGGCGCTCGCCCGGCGTCATTCGGGCCAAGTCCACCCCCGCGCGCAGCACCCGTCCGTCGCTCGGCTCGTGGAGCCCGGCCACGAGGCGGGCGAGCGTGGACTTGCCGCAGCCGGATTCTCCGACGAGTCCGACGACCTCGCCGGCCTCCACCCGCATGTCGATATTCGAGACCGCCTGGACGCTGGCAGGCCGGCGACGCTCGCCGAGCAGGCCGGCGATGCGGGCGGAGAGGGAGGGTGTGGTGCCGAAGCGCTTCGACACGGATTCCAAGGTGACGAGGGAACTCACGCGACGACGGTCTCGCTGAGAGGATATCGGCAGAGGGCCTCCCGGCCCGACCGGCGGACCAGGGGCGGCGGCTCCGTGCAGTCGGGCCGGACGTTGAAGCAGCGGGGCGCGAAGGCGCAGCCCGGCGGGCGCTGGTCCAGCGGCGGGGCAAGGCCGGGGATCTGCGCCAGTCGGGCGCCGCGTTCGTTGCGGCTCGGGGCCGCGCCGATGAGTCCGGCGCTGTAGGGATGGAGCGGCGCCTCCACCACCGCGGCCACCGGCCCGGCCTCCACCACCCGGCCCGCGTACATCACGAGGAGCCGGTCGGCGAGACCGGCGACCACCGCGAGGTCGTGGGTGATCCAGATCAGCGCGGTGCCCATCTCGGCGCAGAGATCCTGTGCCTCCGCCAGGATCTGGGCCTGGATCGTCACGTCGAGCGCGGTGGTGGGTTCGTCCGCGATGAGGAGCGCGGGGCGATGCAGCAGCGCGATGGCGATGGCAATCCGCTGGCGCATGCCGCCGGAGAGTTGGTGCGGGTACGCGCCGAGGCGCTCGTCGGGCGCGGGGATGCCGACCCGCACCAGCGCCTCGCGGGCGCGGGCGCGGGCCGCCTTGGCCGAGACCCGCTCGTGGGCGGTGATCGCCTCGACGATCTGGGTTTCGACCCGGAGCACCGGGTTCAGGGTGGTCATCGGATCCTGGAAGATCATCGCCATGCGTGCCCCGCGCAGGCGCCGAAGCTCGGATTCGGGCAGGCCCATGAGGTCGCGGCCTTCGAAGACGATCCGCCCTCCGGCGACCCGGCCCGGCGGATCGATCAGGCCCATGAGGGCAAGCCCGGTCACGGACTTTCCCGAGCCGGATTCGCCGACGAGTCCGACCACCTCGCCGCGGGACACGGACAGATCCAGTCCCTGAACCGCGAGGTGCTCCCGGCCTCCGGCTCGGAAGGCGACCTGAAGGTTCTCGACGGCGAGGACGGGCGCGACGGTCGAGGGCGTCCGGTCCGCCGCGCTCACGCGGAGAGCCTGGGATTGAGCACGTCGCGCAGGCGGTCCCCCACGAGGTTGATCGCCACGATGACCGCCACGAGGGCGAGCCCCGGGAAGGTCGAAATCCAGTACTTGCCCGAGAGCATGTAATCGTAGCCGTTCTTAATGAGGAGCCCCAGGGAGGGTTCGGTCACCGGCACGCCGACGCCGAGGAAGGAGAGCGTGGCCTCGAGCGCGATGGCGTGCGCCACCTGCATGGTCGCCACCACGATGACCGGAGCCAGGCAATTCGGCAGGAGATGCCGGAAGATCAGGCTGGTGCGCGGGAGGGCCAGAGCCCGGGCCGCTTCCATGTATTCCCGGCGCCGTT
It encodes:
- a CDS encoding ABC transporter permease, translated to MSDLGLAEAAVGLPAAAQIRIEPSPIREFWGRLAARPTAMVGLVIVVALMIMAVFADWIAPYDPIATDWGAIRSPPSLAHPFGTDEVGHDVLSRIIFGARASLGAGLTSVALAVALGLPFGLVAGYAGGLLDMLIMRLTDALLAIPFLILAIALAAFLGPSLTNAMVAIGLSATSTFVRLTRAQVQAVAAEEFIEAARAVGNPPWRIALRHIVPNIVPAILVQATLTIAAAIIAEASLSFLGLGQQPPDPSWGSMLNVAKNFLEQAPWMAIWPGASIFLAVLAFNLLGDGLRDALDPRQRS
- a CDS encoding ABC transporter ATP-binding protein, with translation MKPVTSAGYPLLSVRNLSKHYPLRHWWGGQGSVFRAVEDVSFDIRPGETLGLVGESGSGKSTIGRAVTMLNPPTSGTVAFEGADLARLPPREMRRMRARVQTVFQDPYGALNPRMSVGDYVAEPFKLHRPKVGRAERRDEVEGLFARVGLDPRFARRYPHQFSGGQRQRICIARAIALKPSFIVADEPIAALDVSIQAQVVNLLQDLQDELGISYLFISHDLRMVRYLCQRVAVLWRGRIVELAEADALYDDPRHLYTRRLLSAVPVPNPAEERARLRAAAGMLPMSPDAGGALVEVAPGHWVAGGDTPA
- a CDS encoding ABC transporter substrate-binding protein, producing MLRLFAACLVAGAVSLAPVQAQTLRFGLMEDPDALDPSLARTFTSRMVFAALCDKLVDIGPDLKPVPQLATSWSLSEDEKTLTMTLRPGVLFHDGETLDAAAAKYSIERHLKLPGSQRRGEIAPIDRVEVVDDLTFRIILKTPFAPLMAQFTDRAGMMVSPKAAERLGDKFSTSPVCAGPFKFVERVPQDRIVVERFDNYWNKDQIHLARIEFRPIPDGTVRLTNLRAGQLDLLERLTPTDLPQVSRDPKLKVGSTYELGFQSIVLNPNRAGSALADPRVRAAFDLAIDRNALNQVVFSGEFLPGNQWVSPKHPAYVKEYPLPKRDVAKAKALLAEAGIPKPSVTLTVYANNEAPQVGQVIQAMTREAGFDVKLQATDFTTALDAADKGNFDAYLYSWSGRPDPDGNTFSFLACKTPLNYARYCDPEADAALASERAAVDPVQRATAWKRLADKVMADRPLIYLFHRKLFWAYGTKLSGFTPYPDGLVRFGGLKLN
- a CDS encoding autotransporter domain-containing protein; protein product: MSDHSRLQPLRAAGLSFFLCAGVSHAALGQTAGYQDPGRVGDVASWRTPEYLADYGKASMNADQAYARGITGKGILVGSVDSGFLGTHPEFAGRATAITNTGSYASSSFRYDNGTTRSDFFTAGQTYSVPGTWVRGINDDHGTHVDGTIVANRDGTGMHGVAFGAQLVATNTNGTDSSIYGPNADYNYFKGAYGNLVAQGARLINSSWGSPPPRDNYNTLAGLTAAYAPFTRQLSWLDAIAEAGRAGVIQVVAAGNAGVNNPTIRAALPYFQPDLEKDWIAASGLNSADQTQFNRCGVAKYWCIAAPGRSINSTVVSLTTGAAGYGSKSGTSMSAPHVSGALALVMERYAYMTNEQARDVLLTTATHLGSGPADVPNETFGWGKIDLGRAMNGPGQFLGRFNANLGAGVSDTWSNDISDAALRQRFVEDTAEHAAWEQTKVARGWTNGLPATASADDQAEYGWRVARDQAFLTRTYAGGLTKSGDGALQLTGNSTYSGTTEVNGGLLAVNGSITSIANVNAGGTLGGTGRIGGLSVAQGGTVAPGNSIGTLNVAGNVAFAAGSTYAVEVAAGRSDRIAAAGAAQIGGGTVSVSLENALTPLSPAETRSLLGQRYTILTADGGVSGRFDVTTPRYTFIGTDLSYGANSIDLSVARNGTTFASVGATRNQASVGAGVEGLGAGNRIYESILVTTDPASARGAFQSLSGDIHASLVSTEFETAFFVREAILDRLRWGPTPGSTEVTDYGLLPATYNADLPGRAAPVPMRVMDPRVFGVWGQGFGSFGQAHTDGNAASLSRQTSGFVLGADARLENGIRIGVAGGYSNTGLDTPGSLQSGTIESGFGGVYGGYEFGAVSLRLGAVYADNAARLRRSVSFAGLSDSASARTGGETIQGFGELGYRFAFAGTPGQSPSVFALSYIEPFVGGAIVSIGRDRLAETGGFAALTGAAQDYDIGTSTVGLRGQANLDLGFGAPVSARALVGYRRAYGDVVPKALLAFGTGPAFLTAGLPIDRDALVAEAGLDVLVGRGTTLGVAYTGQVGDRAQDHAVKGNFTYRF
- a CDS encoding ABC transporter ATP-binding protein, giving the protein MAELRASPGPAPLLEVRDLGVAFDGEGGALHAVNGVSYTLHEGETLGIVGESGSGKSVHVLAMLGLIPRPPGRITGGQVLFEGRDLLAIPERELRKVRGGKIGFVFQDPMSSLNPGMTVAAQIVEPLRIHLGLDGRAARARAKDLLDLVRIPNAAARLDQYPHEFSGGQRQRVMIAVGLSCRPKLLIADEATTALDVTVQAEIIALVQELKREIGMAILWITHDLGVVAGIADTVQVMYAGRILERGPVDSIFRDPRSAYTLGLLRSLPDLSRGRAGRKRLHQIDGAPPDMRDPPPGDPFAPRNAYATPRCRREPPPLAQAPGATPGHLVAAWYDLPAILAAEEPAR
- the ggt gene encoding gamma-glutamyltransferase, yielding MRDFSKPGRSPVYAANAAVATSHPLASLAAIEVLKAGGNAVDAAIAAVAVQGVVEPAMTGIGGDCFALYAPKGACVPLALNGSGRSPTAAHDAWYLDNDVAIGPTSPHAVTVPGAIAAWAKLLADHGTRTLGELLQPAIAYAEDGYPVQPRVAYDWARNRDKLRADPGSAAAYLVDGEAPAVGTMMRHPRLAATLRRIAEHGPAGFYEGPVAEDMVRTLRERGGLHTLEDFASAAPEYVTPISTRYRGYDVYECPPSGQGLAALMMLNVLSQYDVGALSELDRVHLFAEACKQAYHHRDALFADPVVNAVPVEHLLSQAWQARAHGAIDMARAQAPVLWPEVRHTDTVYLCVVDRDGNAISLINSIFQGFGSGITAPESGVLLHNRGYSFRVEPGHPNTIGPAKRPMHTIIPGMLMRDGAAVAPFGVMGGHYQAMGHVELLTGLIDRGLDVQEALDAPRSFAYGGGIELEGGFAPGLAEALAARGHLTVPAVGPIGGGQVIWIDPATGMRAAGSDPRKDGLALGY
- a CDS encoding ABC transporter permease, whose product is MLRFLVQRLALAIPTLVIASMIIFVLQQLLPGDTATALSGEERDPEVIAFIRQKYHLDQPLPVRYALWAGGVLQGDLGESIRLQKPVLDLVVEKLPVTLELACLAMLVALVIGVPMGILSAVKRGQIADTLANGIALWGLSVPNFWLGILMILLFSVHLGWLPASGYVSPFESLSDNLRAMAMPAFVLGNAIAAVMMRHTRAAMLGVLGSDYVRTARAKGVSPLRLILRHALPNAAIPIITLGALEFGQLLSGAVLTEQVFSVPGFGKLMVDAVLNRDYATVQGVVICTATTYVLLNLGADLLAAFVNPKLRRA